One genomic window of Oryctolagus cuniculus chromosome 11, mOryCun1.1, whole genome shotgun sequence includes the following:
- the LOC138844233 gene encoding large ribosomal subunit protein eL29-like, translating to MAKSKNHTTHNQSRKWHRNGIKKPRSQRYESLKGVDPKFLRNMRFAKKHNKKGLKKMQANNAKAMAARAEAIKALVKPKEVKPTIPKGVSRKLDRLAYIAHPKLGRRARARIARGLRLSRPQTKAKAKTEPQIKGKVKAQIKAQAQAQIKSKGKGKAQAETKPKAQAETKPKAQAQAKPKAQAQGKPKAQAQGKPKAQAQGKPKAQAQAKPKAQAQTKPKAQATPAAPVPAQAPPKGAQPPAKAP from the coding sequence ATGGCCAAGTCCAAGAACCACACCACGCACAACCAGTCCCGAAAATGGCACAGAAATGGCATCAAGAAACCGCGATCACAAAGATACGAGTCTCTGAAAGGGGTGGACCCCAAGTTCCTGAGGAACATGCGTTTTGCCAAGAAGCACAACAAGAAGGGCCTGAAGAAGATGCAGGCCAACAACGCCAAGGCTATGGCTGCGCGTGCTGAAGCTATCAAGGCCCTGGTCAAGCCTAAGGAAGTAAAGCCCACGATCCCGAAGGGTGTCAGCCGGAAGCTCGATCGGCTTGCCTACATTGCCCACCCCAAGCTTGGAAGGCGTGCCCGTGCCCGCATTGCTAGGGGTCTCAGGCTGTCCCGGCCACAGACCAAGGCAAAGGCCAAGACTGAGCCCCAAATCAAGGGCAAGGTCAAGGCTCAAATCAAGGCCCAAGCTCAAGCTCAAATCAAGAGCAAGGGCAAAGGCaaggcccaggctgaaaccaagccCAAAGCCCAGGCCGAAACCAAGCCCAAGGCCCAGGCCCAAGCCAAACCCAAAGCTCAGGCCCAAGGCAAGCCCAAGGCCCAGGCCCAAGGCAAGCCCAAGGCTCAGGCCCAAGGCAAGCCCAAGGCCCAGGCCCAAGCCAAACCCAAGGCTCAGGCCCAAACCAAGCCCAAGGCCCAGGCCACACCTGCAGCCCCAGTTCCGGCTCAGGCTCCTCCCAAAGGTGCCCAGCCCCCCGCAAAGGCTCCCTAG